In the Paenibacillus sp. FSL R7-0337 genome, GGTCCTACTGAGGGAGGGGGAGCTCGCCTTCCAGGGCAGCGGCGGCGAACTGGCCGCTGATCCGGCGATTCTGGAGCGCTGCGGGCTGCGGGTTCCGCAGTCTCTGCGTTACTGGCAGGCTGCCGCCGAGCGCTTCGGCCTTAGCGGCGAGAAGCCGCTCCTTACAGCCGAGGGCCTCGCGGGGCGGCTTGCGGCCTTGCTGGAAGAGCGCCGCACGCTGAATACCTCCGGCACGGAAGAAATGGGGAATGGCCATGAATGAGCGTCTGCTGCTGGGACGCAGCATTGATACGGGCTCATGGGTACATAAGCTGGATGCCCGGTCCAAGATTACCGGAATGCTGCTCTATGTTGCTATCATCCTGCTGTCCACTTCCTGGATATCCATCGGACTGGTTGCGCTCTTCTCCATCGTGGTGATGGCGACGACCCGCATTCCACTGAAATATTTCATCAAGGCTGCGAAGCCCTTGCGTTATCTGATGTTGTTCATCTTCATTGTACAGGCGCTGTCCGTGAAGGAAGGGGAGGTGCTATGGTCGCTTGGCTCATTCTCTCTGCATGCGGGTGGACTTCGGCTGGGGGCATTCTCTGTGATCCGTATGCTGTTCCTGCTGACCTTCACCGCGCTGCTGACGTTCACGACAACGCCGGGCAAGCTGAACCAGGGGCTGGAGGGAGTGCTGGCCCCGCTGAAGAAGCTCAGGCTGTCACCGGACCGGATTACGCTGATGATCAGCATCGCGCTCCGCTTCATCCCGACGATTCTCGATGAGGCGCAGATTATTCTGAAGGCGCAAGCCTCGCGCGGAGCGGATCTGAAGGAGCTGCCGCTGAAGGAGAAGGCGCGGATGCTTGTCTCGCTGCTGGTTCCGGTCATCGCCAGTGCGTTCCGGCGCGCCCAGGACCTGATCTATTCCATGGAAGCCCGGGGCTTCCGCATGGATGCGCCGCGCAGCCGGTATCACCGGCTCAGGTGGGGCGCGGCGGATACGCTTTTTGTTGCTATGTTCGTTGTTCTGGGAGTTGCAGTAGCATTATTGTAAGACATTTAGGGGGATACGGAAATGGCACGTTATTTTAATGGTAAAGAAGTAGAGTTATTGGCACCTGCGGGAACCTTCGAGATCTTCAAGGCGGTCATTGAATCGAAGTGTGATGCGGTGTATTTCGGCGGTCCGGTGCTGAACATGAGAATGATGCGCAAGGGCTACAACTTAAGTCATGAAGAGATTATCGAAGCCCTGAATATCGCTCATAGTATGGACAAAAAAGTATATATCACGGTAAATAATCTGTTCAGCGAAGAGGATGTGGAAGAGGCCAGAGCGTACCTCAGCTTCCTGGACACGGCCCGTCCGGACGCGCTGATCGTGCAGGATATGGCGGTGCTGGAGTTGATCCGCGAGATGGGGCTGAATCTGCCGGTTCACTCGTCTGTTATGATGAATGTGCATAATCTGGAGATGATCTATGCGCTGAAGGAGCTGGGCGTCAGCCGGGTGGTTACCTCCCGCGAGATGGATCTGCAGACCGCGAAGCTGCTGGGCGCAAGAAGCGGCATGGAGCTGGAATATTTCATTCATGGCGATATGTGCTCTGTCCACGGGGCGAACTGTTATTTCAGCTCCCAGGTGTTCGGAATGAGCAGCAACCGGGGCAAATGCATGAAGCCTTGCCGCTGGGATTACCGGATCAAACGTGACGGCTACGTCTTCCCTGCGGAATATCCGCTGGCGGTGAAGGATATGTTCATGTATGAGCATCTTCCGGAGCTGATTGAATCCGGCATTACTTCCTTCAAAATCGAAGGCCGTATGCGCGATAAAGACTTCATGGTGATGCTGTCCAACAGCTACGGCGATGCGATTGACCGTTATATTGATGATCCGCTGGGCTTCGACCGCACCAAGGATTCCAAAGAGCTGTATAACAACCGTAAGCGCGATTTCTCCACGGCATATGCTTTTGGCAAACCGGGACTATCGAATATCAACCGCCGTTATGAGGGAACAGGCAAGTTCTACAGCACCGGCAAAGTGTTCAGTACGCCGACTGCCGAACGTGAGCTGTCTGCGGAGCGGGTGACGGAGCTGCGGGGGCGAATGGCTGAAGACAGACGCAGCACTGTTAACAAGCCTGAGCTGTCAGTACGTGTGAATAATATGGAGCAGGCGCGTCTCGTACTGGAGATGGGGGTAGACAGCTTGTATCTGCCGGGCGATGTGTTTGAGCCGGACCGTCCTTTTACGAAGCAGGATATTAAGGACCTTGGAGCGGTAAAAGGTCATACCAAGCTATATCTCGGCCTGCCGCGGATGATGAATGAGCTGCATTTCGACCAGTATGATCATCTGCTGAACGGGGAGCGGCTGCCGATTGACGGCCTGATCATTACGAACCTGGGGGCGATCCGCCGCTACCGCGCGACCGGTTATCCGATGATGGGCGATGCTAATCTGAATGTCTACAACCATCTGTCTGCCGGGCTGTATGCGGGACTGGGCCTTACTAAGCTGACTGTTTCGCCGGAGATGACCCTGGAGCATTTCGCCTCCTTCACCTCACGCAGCGACCTGCCGCTGGAGGTTGTGGTGCACGGAACGCCTGCGCTGATGTATATGGAGCATGATCTGTTCGAGAATACAGAGGTGATGGAGCCGATCGGGGAAGAAGACAATCAATATGTCCGCAATGATGTGCTGGTGCTTAAGACTGACAAGGGCGAGAACCCGGTCTACCGTGACCAATATGGCCGCTGCCATCTGTTGTTCGCCAAGGAGCTATGCTATCTCCCGATGCTTAGTGAAATGAACGGCCTGGGGATTGCCAGCTTCCGGATAGAAGGCGCGACATACAGTATAGAGGAGCTGCGCACTATTATTGCTGCTTATCAGGCTGCGATGGATGGAACGAAGCCGGAGGATGATCTGCTGGGCGGACTGAAGCCGGTATATGCGGGGTACACCCTCGGTTCACTGCAATTTAACTAATGCTAATAATTCAATTTTAAAATAACGCTGCTGCGAGTATAATAAGGGCATATGGCGCAATTATAAGT is a window encoding:
- a CDS encoding energy-coupling factor transporter transmembrane component T; the encoded protein is MNERLLLGRSIDTGSWVHKLDARSKITGMLLYVAIILLSTSWISIGLVALFSIVVMATTRIPLKYFIKAAKPLRYLMLFIFIVQALSVKEGEVLWSLGSFSLHAGGLRLGAFSVIRMLFLLTFTALLTFTTTPGKLNQGLEGVLAPLKKLRLSPDRITLMISIALRFIPTILDEAQIILKAQASRGADLKELPLKEKARMLVSLLVPVIASAFRRAQDLIYSMEARGFRMDAPRSRYHRLRWGAADTLFVAMFVVLGVAVALL
- a CDS encoding U32 family peptidase; the encoded protein is MARYFNGKEVELLAPAGTFEIFKAVIESKCDAVYFGGPVLNMRMMRKGYNLSHEEIIEALNIAHSMDKKVYITVNNLFSEEDVEEARAYLSFLDTARPDALIVQDMAVLELIREMGLNLPVHSSVMMNVHNLEMIYALKELGVSRVVTSREMDLQTAKLLGARSGMELEYFIHGDMCSVHGANCYFSSQVFGMSSNRGKCMKPCRWDYRIKRDGYVFPAEYPLAVKDMFMYEHLPELIESGITSFKIEGRMRDKDFMVMLSNSYGDAIDRYIDDPLGFDRTKDSKELYNNRKRDFSTAYAFGKPGLSNINRRYEGTGKFYSTGKVFSTPTAERELSAERVTELRGRMAEDRRSTVNKPELSVRVNNMEQARLVLEMGVDSLYLPGDVFEPDRPFTKQDIKDLGAVKGHTKLYLGLPRMMNELHFDQYDHLLNGERLPIDGLIITNLGAIRRYRATGYPMMGDANLNVYNHLSAGLYAGLGLTKLTVSPEMTLEHFASFTSRSDLPLEVVVHGTPALMYMEHDLFENTEVMEPIGEEDNQYVRNDVLVLKTDKGENPVYRDQYGRCHLLFAKELCYLPMLSEMNGLGIASFRIEGATYSIEELRTIIAAYQAAMDGTKPEDDLLGGLKPVYAGYTLGSLQFN